One stretch of Chryseobacterium sp. LJ668 DNA includes these proteins:
- a CDS encoding PspC family transcriptional regulator, which yields MFDNLRHKMEREWFGVLTRMGAKLGIPVSKLRVFFIYSTFATAGFFFLIYLGLAFTLWIKDIFITRRPSVFDL from the coding sequence ATGTTTGATAACCTGCGTCACAAGATGGAAAGAGAATGGTTTGGGGTACTCACGAGAATGGGTGCTAAGCTTGGAATTCCTGTTTCTAAATTGCGGGTTTTCTTCATCTATTCTACCTTTGCAACAGCAGGATTTTTCTTTTTAATCTATTTGGGGCTGGCTTTTACCCTGTGGATAAAAGATATTTTCATCACCAGAAGACCCAGCGTTTTTGATTTATAA
- a CDS encoding GNAT family N-acetyltransferase: protein MEFIQITSPDDYRVQVIYDSYASSFPEDERRDWYKFVRLFEHPQVKVLSVLNDCENIGYLVLWELENHTFVEHFEVFTEFRNQKLGSKITEYLTKNHPRIILEIEPGNLNENSQRRFSFYQKNGFHLIDEMYLQPSYGEGKNPLSLWLLSNYHPENLNQVKDEIYDVVYH from the coding sequence ATGGAATTTATACAGATTACCTCACCCGACGATTACCGTGTACAAGTTATTTATGATTCTTATGCTTCAAGTTTTCCTGAAGACGAAAGAAGAGACTGGTACAAATTTGTACGTTTGTTTGAGCATCCGCAGGTCAAAGTTTTATCAGTTTTAAATGATTGTGAAAATATTGGTTATCTGGTGCTTTGGGAACTTGAAAATCACACTTTTGTAGAACATTTTGAGGTTTTTACAGAATTTAGAAATCAGAAACTAGGATCAAAAATTACAGAGTACCTAACTAAAAACCATCCGAGGATCATTTTAGAAATAGAGCCTGGAAATCTGAATGAAAATTCACAACGCCGTTTCTCATTCTACCAGAAAAACGGTTTCCATCTGATCGACGAGATGTACCTTCAGCCTAGTTACGGTGAAGGCAAAAACCCGCTTTCTTTATGGCTTTTATCTAACTATCACCCAGAAAATCTTAATCAGGTAAAAGATGAAATTTATGATGTTGTTTATCATTAA
- a CDS encoding carboxypeptidase-like regulatory domain-containing protein has translation MKCKLLFILSLFFFVNINAQNFIFGKVISEENIELYDVTVINIRTDERVTTNQDGHFMISGRQDDNLRFIKIGYERANTIVTKDNINSPINIKLLRTAKLIDEVEIKKLLTGDLKIDTKTLNPPKKVEKLKSDLAVYIKQKSDPRILAARPGEFVQPKGQGFSIGKVKDKWEDVDLMGYLTMALGTQYFTDLKIESSQIQHFIYYVLANGFERKSILKYGFVSDADLMRFQRAVLSRISSYKAPQTQK, from the coding sequence GTGAAATGTAAACTACTCTTTATTTTGTCTTTATTTTTCTTCGTCAACATCAACGCCCAAAATTTTATTTTTGGGAAAGTGATCTCTGAAGAAAATATTGAATTATATGATGTCACTGTAATCAACATCAGAACAGACGAGCGTGTGACAACCAATCAGGATGGCCACTTTATGATTTCCGGAAGACAGGATGACAACCTGCGTTTTATCAAAATCGGTTATGAAAGAGCCAATACAATTGTTACTAAAGATAATATTAATTCACCCATTAATATTAAGCTTTTAAGAACTGCAAAGCTCATTGATGAAGTTGAAATCAAAAAATTACTGACCGGAGATTTAAAGATAGATACGAAAACCTTAAATCCACCAAAAAAAGTTGAAAAACTCAAAAGTGATCTGGCTGTTTATATTAAGCAAAAGTCTGATCCTAGAATTCTTGCAGCTAGGCCGGGAGAATTTGTACAGCCAAAAGGACAGGGATTTTCGATAGGAAAAGTCAAAGATAAGTGGGAGGATGTAGATCTTATGGGTTATCTCACAATGGCTTTGGGCACACAGTATTTTACAGATTTAAAAATAGAAAGTTCCCAGATCCAGCATTTTATATATTATGTTTTAGCAAACGGTTTTGAGCGAAAAAGTATTCTGAAATATGGTTTTGTCAGCGATGCAGATCTCATGAGATTTCAACGTGCTGTTTTATCGAGAATCTCCTCATACAAAGCTCCGCAGACACAAAAATAA